A window of Nicotiana tabacum cultivar K326 chromosome 24, ASM71507v2, whole genome shotgun sequence contains these coding sequences:
- the LOC107780943 gene encoding protein PLASTID REDOX INSENSITIVE 2, chloroplastic-like isoform X2: MALHILTFTAAAVPFPSKIFNHSIQPKIPLQFHFSTRHALVSSTQPQKYVYPDPIPEFAVAKFKAELLKKLSKEKETFGDELDDVVSVCAEIFNEFLHKEYGGPGTLLVEPFTDMMVALKERKLPGAALAARASLLWAQNYVDQDWKTLELKTTKTMKTVIFPAYVGQ; the protein is encoded by the exons ATGGCGCTTCACATTCTAACATTCACCGCCGCAGCAGTTCCATTTCCCTCCAAAATATTTAATCATTCAATCCAACCCAAAATCCCTCTCCAGTTTCACTTCTCAACGAGGCATGCACTTGTCAGTTCAACACAGCCTCAGAAATATGTCTATCCTGACCCAATCCCTGAATTTGCTGTTGCT AAGTTCAAGGCTGAGCTATTGAAGAAACTGTCCAAAGAAAAGGAGACATTTGGGGACGAGCTTGATGATGTTGTTAGTGTTTGTGCTGAG ATTTTTAATGAATTCTTGCACAAAGAATATGGAGGACCCGGGACACTACTGGTGGAGCCTTTTACTGATATGATGGTAGCTCTCAAGGAGAGGAAACTTCCAGGAGCGGCATTGGCTGCGCGAGCATCATTATTGTGGGCTCAAAATTATGTTGATCAGGATTGGAAGACCTTGGAACTCAAAACAACTAAGACAATGAAAACGGTCATTTTTCCTGCATACGTCGGTCAATAA
- the LOC107780943 gene encoding protein PLASTID REDOX INSENSITIVE 2, chloroplastic-like isoform X1: MALHILTFTAAAVPFPSKIFNHSIQPKIPLQFHFSTRHALVSSTQPQKYVYPDPIPEFAVAETQKFKAELLKKLSKEKETFGDELDDVVSVCAEIFNEFLHKEYGGPGTLLVEPFTDMMVALKERKLPGAALAARASLLWAQNYVDQDWKTLELKTTKTMKTVIFPAYVGQ, from the exons ATGGCGCTTCACATTCTAACATTCACCGCCGCAGCAGTTCCATTTCCCTCCAAAATATTTAATCATTCAATCCAACCCAAAATCCCTCTCCAGTTTCACTTCTCAACGAGGCATGCACTTGTCAGTTCAACACAGCCTCAGAAATATGTCTATCCTGACCCAATCCCTGAATTTGCTGTTGCT GAGACACAGAAGTTCAAGGCTGAGCTATTGAAGAAACTGTCCAAAGAAAAGGAGACATTTGGGGACGAGCTTGATGATGTTGTTAGTGTTTGTGCTGAG ATTTTTAATGAATTCTTGCACAAAGAATATGGAGGACCCGGGACACTACTGGTGGAGCCTTTTACTGATATGATGGTAGCTCTCAAGGAGAGGAAACTTCCAGGAGCGGCATTGGCTGCGCGAGCATCATTATTGTGGGCTCAAAATTATGTTGATCAGGATTGGAAGACCTTGGAACTCAAAACAACTAAGACAATGAAAACGGTCATTTTTCCTGCATACGTCGGTCAATAA
- the LOC107780942 gene encoding uncharacterized protein LOC107780942: MGNCQAVDAAALVIQHPNGKIDRMYWPMTASEVMKMNPGHYVSLIIPLPISSSDDNSDDKTVRFTRVKLLRPTDTLVLGRAYRLVTTQEVMKVLRAKKHAKMKKNQPELQENQRSSCELEAGKSESDKNKAMRHEGQRQRPGMTNLAAAARSKSWRPTLQSISESSSNPITGNGTCKR, from the exons atggggAATTGTCAGGCTGTAGATGCAGCTGCACTAGTAATACAACATCCTAATGGAAAAATAGATAGGATGTATTGGCCTATGACTGCTAGTGAGGTTATGAAAATGAACCCTGGTCATTATGTTTCTCTCATTATTCCTCTTCCTATCTCCTCCTCTGATGACAATTCCGACGATAAAACTGTTCGTTTCACCCGTGTTAAGCTTCTCCGGCCAACGGATACTTTAGTTCTTGGTAGAGCTTATAGACTTGTCACAACTCAAG AGGTGATGAAGGTATTGAGAGCAAAGAAACATGCAAAGATGAAGAAGAACCAACCAGAGTTGCAAGAAAATCAGAGGTCAAGTTGTGAACTTGAAGCTGGGAAATCTGAATCAGATAAGAACAAG GCTATGAGACATGAAGGACAAAGGCAAAGGCCTGGAATGACAAACTTAGCTGCTGCTGCAAGGTCCAAATCATGGCGTCCGACTTTACAAAGTATTTCTGAGTCCAGTAGCAATCCGATCACCGGCAATGGGACTTGTAAAAGATAG